The Methanosphaera sp. BMS genome contains a region encoding:
- a CDS encoding IS4 family transposase, translating to MKYVPWNRGRTTALEALYFMEEFWGEMDMDVSKQAISERRMIIDPQAYIDMNGDLLKRIYTEPELKTFKGYYLAAHDGSIFDLPNYPTIREDFGIEDNIDHSKHTATARVSTMVDVLNEFILSSTITSRKSGEPDLAIDHLEDVKDKINIQKTISICDRGYGSKKLMLKIMQLNSYFVIRLKKDTFIDQRYKMTTDDEIIEVPLTKSFIKTIQDEKLRNYANKEQKLKIRIINIKLPTGEIETLATNVFDKTMTIQDFKEIYNKRWTIETNYDKLKNKLETENFSGRRKIIIEQDFYSDVYVFNIATVIKHDANQQITRQPRKNNKHQYKEYSSNFNIAVGLVKKELLNLLNPDEEKQQQAIQKIFKILQKNLIPIKEETKTTTREPVDYGHKFNDNNKRSF from the coding sequence ATGAAATATGTTCCATGGAATCGTGGACGTACAACTGCATTAGAGGCCTTGTATTTTATGGAAGAATTTTGGGGTGAAATGGATATGGATGTGTCTAAACAGGCTATTTCTGAAAGAAGGATGATTATTGACCCACAGGCATATATTGATATGAATGGTGATTTATTAAAAAGAATATATACGGAACCCGAATTAAAAACATTTAAAGGTTATTATTTAGCAGCTCATGATGGTTCTATATTTGATTTGCCGAATTATCCTACTATCCGTGAAGATTTTGGTATTGAAGATAATATTGATCATTCCAAACATACGGCTACTGCCAGAGTATCTACAATGGTTGATGTACTAAATGAATTTATTTTAAGTTCTACCATTACCAGCAGAAAGTCTGGTGAACCTGATCTTGCCATTGACCATTTAGAAGATGTTAAAGATAAGATTAACATTCAAAAAACAATATCAATATGTGATAGAGGTTATGGTTCAAAAAAACTAATGTTAAAAATAATGCAACTAAATTCATATTTCGTAATACGACTAAAAAAAGACACATTCATAGATCAAAGATATAAAATGACTACTGATGATGAAATAATTGAAGTACCACTAACTAAATCATTCATAAAAACAATACAAGACGAAAAATTAAGAAACTATGCAAACAAAGAACAAAAACTCAAAATAAGAATAATAAACATAAAATTACCAACCGGAGAAATAGAAACACTAGCAACCAATGTATTCGATAAAACAATGACAATACAAGATTTTAAAGAAATATACAACAAAAGATGGACAATAGAAACCAACTACGACAAACTAAAAAACAAATTAGAAACAGAAAACTTCTCCGGCCGCAGAAAAATAATCATAGAACAAGACTTCTACTCAGACGTATATGTATTTAACATAGCAACAGTAATCAAACATGATGCAAATCAACAAATAACACGACAACCCCGAAAAAACAACAAACACCAATACAAAGAATACTCATCAAACTTCAACATAGCAGTAGGACTAGTAAAAAAAGAATTACTTAACTTACTAAATCCTGATGAAGAAAAACAACAACAAGCAATACAAAAAATATTCAAAATACTACAAAAAAACCTAATACCCATAAAAGAAGAAACCAAAACAACAACCCGAGAACCAGTAGACTACGGACACAAATTCAACGACAACAACAAAAGATCATTCTAA